One Candidatus Woesearchaeota archaeon genomic window, TCTGCCCTTGCAACCCTCCCAGCTAAATTAGCCGCCTTCTCTCTTAATTCTCTTTCTTTTCTTGCTTGGAGGAAGAGGAGCATGACTAAGGAGAGTTGTGAACTTGCATATTGAATAATCCTTCTCTGGAGATCAGGTAATGGTTTTTTTCCGTCATGGCCCTCAAAGTTTCGCAAAACTATTTGTGCAATGGGTTCGCCCCCAACATTTACTCCTTGATAGACTCTATGCCAGTACTCTTGAAACGATCCTGTCGTGTCTCCTATGAGAAAATTGTTGTCACGATGCCATCTTTTTTGTTGTTCATACGCGGATTGCTCTTCTCCCTTTTGCCTGGCCTCTTGTAAAGAGGATAGAAGTCCTTGAAAGTACGTTCGGAGGTTGGTGAGTTCCTCTTGGATTTTTTCTTCTTTCTCTTTGGAAGTGGTCTCCTTTAGTGTGCTAAGGAGGTTTTTCCTTCTGATTTTGTATTGCCTCAAGATTTCTCTTGCTTCTTCTTCGAATGGGAAGTGAGGTAGTTTTCCTTCTTCGGCTAGTTTGTGCATATCTTGTGCATTGTCGTACGTCTCGATGGTGTGTGCTTTACCTTCGAAAATCGCTCGTGTTGCTCCGGATGTCCTGCTTATTTCATAGAGAAACGGCTTCATGAATGCTTTTGCATTATCGGTTTGGTCTGTGCTTGCCAACATTCGCTCAAATTTTGCATTGGGGATTTCTTCTTTGTAAGGTATTGTCCCGTCGGGAAGTGATCTGACAAGAATCCATCCTGATTGTGCTCCTGTATGCGTTCTTAAAAAGAGGAGTATGTTATTCATGTCTTCAAGAAGGGTTTCTTCATTGTAGTTTTCGAGCCGATTATATATTGTTTCTGCTAATTGCAAGCTCCCTTTAAGAAGGACTTCTAGTTGTCGGTTGAGCGCTGCTTGATCCTCGACCTTGTCTTCAAGGCGAGCAATTTCGTCGGCTCGCTCTTTAAGTTCTGCTTCTTTGGCGTCCAAATCTGCCTGTGTTTTCCGCAAAAGCTTCTCTAAATTCACCATCAATAAGTAGCAATATAAAATCATTTATAAATTTTTTGCTGGTTGCAAGGACACAATTAAGCGACGTGAAGAACCAAATATTCTGGTATAGGACTTAAAATTAGCAATTTTAGCTGATTTCATTAAAGAAGCTACGCTCCTTTCATCGTGGAGGTAGAGCCAAAGCACCTTTCCTTTATATACCCCGCTTTGAACGATGTGCTTATCTTTTCCATAAACAACATTCCCTTGAGAAGCAACAAAAGGCAAATACGCCAGGTCTAAAAATGCTCTTCCCTTCGGTCGAAGAACCCGAACAAACTCTCTGAGAGCACGAACTTGCATCTCTTTCTGAAGAAGATGATTAAAAGAAGACCACATGCAAAAAACACGATCAAAGCACTTGTCAGGATACGGCAGGCGTTCCATCGTTCCCAAACGCACAGAAATTTTTATTCCCTTCTTTCTTGCAATTGCCTTGGCGTGCCTCAACAAGTTCTTTGATGAATCAACACCTTCAACAGCATAGTTTCTTGCGCGAAGAGGAATGAGGTGACGCCCTTCACCACAAGCCACATCCAATATTTTATGCTTTTTATTGCAGTGACGAAAAACAAACCTTAAATCATCGCGACTCTGATCCTGGTCAATCGCTCCTAAGAGCGCTCCTTGAGGAAGATATTCGTAGAAATCTGGCATACTACTTCACAACATAACAAGACAAAAATAAAAAAAATCGTTCGTCGTTAGTGATGTGTAAAGAGCTTGCTGCTGCCCGCCATTGAAGCATCGCCGAAGCTGATTTGCGCAAAGCCCGTATCCTTAATGCTTTCTAGGTCAATGACTGCGATGACTTTTTTGCAGTGGGGGCATTTGAACTTTTGGACTTTTGCTTTTTTCTTGACAGCTTTTTTCTTGGCTGGCTTCTTTTTTGCTGCTTTCTTCTTGGTTGCCCTTTTCTTCGTTGACTTTTTCTTTGTCGCTTTCTTTCGAGTTGCCATGTTTGCACCTTGTTTTTTTTATGGTTTTTGTTGCGTCCTTCTTTGAAGGCCAGAATATTTAAACTTTGTTGTTTTCTTTGTATGGACGGACCGGGATTTGAACCCGGGGCCTCTGCCTTGCGAAGGCAGCGTTCTACCAGGCTGAACTACCCGCCCTGACTCGGTTGCGTTAGGAGAGGCGTTTGCTTTTTAAGGTTTGTT contains:
- a CDS encoding class I SAM-dependent methyltransferase; its protein translation is MPDFYEYLPQGALLGAIDQDQSRDDLRFVFRHCNKKHKILDVACGEGRHLIPLRARNYAVEGVDSSKNLLRHAKAIARKKGIKISVRLGTMERLPYPDKCFDRVFCMWSSFNHLLQKEMQVRALREFVRVLRPKGRAFLDLAYLPFVASQGNVVYGKDKHIVQSGVYKGKVLWLYLHDERSVASLMKSAKIANFKSYTRIFGSSRRLIVSLQPAKNL